One genomic window of Vibrio rhizosphaerae includes the following:
- a CDS encoding RICIN domain-containing protein, with product MQQIKTLSSPLAGLLFVTLLPLGFPLSATAATVPNGTISPIMDVNSGLCLGVSGFSNSAGAQLQIQNCNGSDYQKWQVSLDAGNWATIKNRGSGQCIDVTNKSAEPSTNLQQWQCNGDENQAWNISDQGNGQYAIISKYNGLAIDVYGARKANGSPVVQYTWTGADNQRWKFPSSSSSSGSTNTTNTPFGFATGTTGGAGGQVVTVSTPSQLENAIRGNQARIIRVNGIIDFRGNRTTTAACTYSENNCRYNGKQEKILDRLGYCDGRSTYNITYDTAGTEPMRVGSNKTIIGIGARSGIKGKGFYIRDGVSNIIIRNLSITDINDGIVWGGDAISIDNASRIWIDHNYIARIGRQMLVTGWGTAKQVTISNNYLDGTTDYGHYCNAKHYWTMLFLGENQTITVANNRIKNTSGRSPKVDGGMMHMVNNYFDGNYGGGLQGDATYIIMEGNYYTRGNNFSPISSVKSGTLFAPLSSTLGQSNSSCLNVLGRACIENYDENGQRNFALSGNVMNAVNANSSWRAGVRATQPVSTATLRSFNFGPQGNIN from the coding sequence ATGCAACAGATTAAAACTCTAAGTTCTCCCCTTGCTGGACTACTTTTTGTCACCTTACTGCCTCTCGGGTTCCCTCTATCCGCAACTGCGGCGACGGTTCCTAATGGCACGATATCTCCGATCATGGATGTCAACTCCGGTTTATGTTTGGGAGTGAGTGGTTTCTCGAACAGCGCCGGAGCTCAATTGCAGATTCAGAACTGTAACGGGTCCGACTACCAAAAATGGCAAGTCAGTCTCGACGCGGGTAACTGGGCCACCATCAAGAACAGAGGCAGCGGTCAGTGTATTGATGTCACCAATAAGTCTGCCGAACCCAGCACGAATTTACAGCAATGGCAATGTAACGGTGACGAGAATCAAGCTTGGAATATCAGTGATCAGGGCAATGGTCAATATGCCATTATTTCTAAATACAACGGTCTCGCCATTGATGTGTATGGTGCCAGAAAAGCCAATGGTTCACCGGTTGTCCAGTACACTTGGACCGGTGCCGATAATCAGCGCTGGAAATTCCCATCATCCTCATCCTCTTCCGGCTCAACCAATACCACCAACACACCATTTGGTTTTGCGACTGGCACAACCGGAGGTGCGGGAGGTCAGGTTGTGACGGTTTCAACACCCAGCCAGCTTGAAAACGCGATTCGCGGTAATCAAGCCAGAATTATCCGGGTCAATGGCATCATCGATTTCCGCGGCAACAGAACAACAACAGCCGCCTGTACCTATTCTGAAAACAACTGTCGCTATAATGGCAAACAAGAAAAGATTCTTGATCGCTTGGGCTACTGTGATGGCCGCAGTACTTATAACATTACCTATGACACCGCCGGAACTGAACCTATGCGCGTCGGTTCGAACAAAACCATTATTGGAATTGGCGCTCGTTCGGGTATTAAGGGCAAAGGCTTTTACATCCGAGACGGGGTTTCGAATATCATCATTCGTAATCTCTCAATTACCGACATCAATGACGGGATCGTATGGGGCGGAGATGCTATCTCAATCGATAATGCCAGCCGTATCTGGATCGACCATAACTATATTGCCCGTATCGGACGCCAGATGCTGGTGACCGGATGGGGAACGGCCAAGCAAGTGACGATTTCAAATAATTATCTTGATGGGACCACTGATTACGGGCACTACTGTAATGCCAAACATTACTGGACCATGCTGTTCCTTGGCGAAAATCAGACGATTACCGTGGCAAACAACCGTATTAAGAATACCTCAGGACGCTCGCCTAAAGTTGACGGGGGAATGATGCATATGGTGAACAATTACTTCGATGGTAACTATGGCGGCGGATTACAAGGCGATGCGACTTATATCATTATGGAAGGCAACTATTATACGCGTGGTAATAATTTCTCTCCCATTAGTTCTGTCAAATCCGGGACTTTATTTGCACCACTCAGTTCAACTCTGGGACAGTCCAATTCAAGTTGTTTGAATGTATTGGGTCGAGCCTGCATAGAAAACTACGATGAGAACGGACAACGTAATTTTGCTCTCAGCGGAAATGTCATGAATGCCGTCAACGCGAATAGCAGCTGGCGAGCGGGTGTTCGGGCAACTCAACCGGTCAGCACTGCAACGCTACGTAGTTTCAACTTTGGCCCGCAAGGTAACATTAATTAG
- the envZ gene encoding two-component system sensor histidine kinase EnvZ, whose translation MRARSAFSQTILLFLVLLVANQLYSYYAVFHYALLPSLQQFNKILSHEIHLMLDDTMDEHHGIPLNAPMRRQVLEKLGVTIHPLHSQAGTTYQQATSIDLMSEQMSKELGSPTDVRMSLEEKSYVLWMRIDALPDVLLRIPLSELQEDDFLPLFWNSLMMACFILFGGWLFIRWQNRPLIRLEKAAKAVGKGEIPPPLEAKGSSEIRSVTYAFNQMSKGIQALEEDRALLMAGISHDLRTPLTRIRLATEMMSADDRYLAEGIISDTEECNEIISQFMDYLKPVNAQTFRPVEINDLILEVARSGERTVAVETELATGLKPAFGHAIAIKRALTNLIVNASRYGHGWIKVSSGMTADNRLVWICVEDNGPGIIEAQMEKVFEPFTRGDAARGSEGSGLGLAIVKRIVSQHQGRVSMNNRSDGGLKVQISFPVSGKLKHT comes from the coding sequence ATGCGTGCCCGCAGCGCTTTTAGCCAAACCATTTTACTCTTTCTCGTCTTATTGGTTGCCAACCAGCTTTACTCTTACTACGCCGTTTTCCATTATGCGTTGCTGCCTAGCTTGCAGCAGTTTAATAAGATTTTAAGTCATGAAATCCACTTGATGTTAGATGATACGATGGATGAGCATCATGGTATCCCGTTGAATGCCCCGATGCGCCGTCAGGTGTTGGAGAAGTTGGGGGTAACCATTCATCCGTTGCACAGTCAGGCAGGCACGACTTATCAGCAAGCAACGTCGATTGATCTGATGAGTGAACAAATGAGCAAGGAGCTTGGCTCTCCGACTGATGTCCGAATGTCTCTTGAGGAAAAAAGTTATGTGCTGTGGATGAGAATCGATGCATTACCGGACGTTCTGCTGCGGATCCCACTCTCAGAATTACAAGAAGACGATTTCTTACCGTTGTTTTGGAATAGTTTGATGATGGCTTGCTTTATTCTGTTTGGCGGCTGGCTGTTCATCCGCTGGCAAAATCGCCCGTTGATTCGCTTAGAAAAAGCGGCGAAAGCCGTCGGAAAAGGAGAGATTCCGCCCCCGCTCGAAGCGAAAGGTTCCTCTGAAATCCGTTCAGTGACTTATGCTTTCAATCAGATGTCGAAAGGTATTCAGGCGCTGGAAGAAGACCGGGCGCTGTTGATGGCTGGGATTAGCCATGATTTACGCACGCCATTGACGCGTATTCGTTTGGCAACCGAGATGATGTCTGCCGATGATCGCTATCTGGCCGAAGGCATTATCAGCGATACTGAAGAGTGTAATGAAATTATCAGTCAGTTTATGGACTATCTGAAACCGGTCAATGCACAGACATTCCGGCCTGTCGAAATAAATGACTTGATACTCGAAGTGGCCCGTTCCGGAGAGCGAACGGTGGCGGTAGAAACAGAACTTGCGACGGGATTGAAACCTGCGTTTGGGCATGCGATTGCAATCAAGCGTGCCCTGACGAACTTGATTGTCAATGCCAGCCGTTATGGGCACGGTTGGATCAAAGTGAGCTCCGGCATGACGGCTGATAACCGATTAGTGTGGATCTGCGTGGAAGATAATGGTCCCGGTATTATAGAGGCGCAAATGGAAAAAGTATTTGAACCGTTTACCCGGGGAGATGCCGCGCGGGGCAGTGAAGGCTCCGGGCTTGGTTTGGCCATTGTGAAACGGATTGTTAGTCAGCATCAAGGACGAGTATCGATGAATAATCGTTCGGATGGCGGGCTGAAGGTGCAGATCAGCTTCCCGGTAAGCGGGAAGCTGAAACATACCTGA
- a CDS encoding aminotransferase-like domain-containing protein: MSEAKFKQIAQTIISRITEGYYPPNSQLPPHRVLADELNTTPVTVAKAYKLLAEQNRVESFVGRGTFVCGESHLSRVIHASEDETEFNFSILQPCLSHNIVALQNAFQKAATQITPQLIGYAEYSGHQQHRQVGVEWAARYGLAGGTLENTLLTDGAQNALALLIEALTKPGDTIAVESLTYPGILAIASLMRREVVGIEMDAHGITPDSLQQVLQTAKPKLVVVVPSHQNPTGVSMPAARREIIAQLIRDSQTWLIEDDIYGFLNAEPIPAICNWLPEQGFHVTSLSKAISPALRCGFIKAPDGQVSTINAHIRANIWLSSPFNYEVASELVSSGMAFELAQRQQQLAQQRQQIVQEIIGPETPHLSGYHIWLKLPPHWQPERFTLEAAKRHLLVSSGSYFAVRQPTNHIRLSLMSIHSEARFREGLHQLKALIDTCTTSTLPFQV, encoded by the coding sequence GTGAGTGAGGCCAAGTTTAAACAGATAGCCCAGACGATTATCTCAAGAATCACCGAGGGCTATTATCCACCCAATTCGCAACTTCCCCCTCACAGGGTACTGGCCGATGAGCTGAATACCACACCAGTGACCGTTGCAAAGGCTTATAAGTTATTGGCCGAGCAAAATCGTGTCGAGTCTTTTGTTGGCCGCGGCACTTTTGTCTGCGGTGAATCTCATTTATCTCGGGTGATTCATGCCTCGGAAGATGAAACTGAATTCAATTTTTCGATTCTTCAGCCCTGCCTGAGCCATAACATCGTTGCCCTGCAAAATGCATTTCAAAAAGCGGCAACCCAAATCACCCCGCAACTGATTGGCTATGCCGAGTATTCGGGCCACCAGCAGCACCGGCAAGTCGGTGTGGAATGGGCTGCCCGCTACGGGCTCGCCGGAGGAACGCTGGAGAATACACTCTTAACCGATGGCGCCCAAAATGCGCTGGCCTTGCTGATCGAAGCTCTGACCAAACCGGGAGATACCATTGCAGTTGAGTCACTGACGTATCCGGGAATTCTTGCCATCGCCAGTCTGATGCGACGGGAAGTGGTCGGGATCGAGATGGATGCACATGGCATCACACCCGATAGTTTGCAGCAAGTGCTGCAAACCGCAAAGCCCAAACTCGTGGTTGTCGTACCGTCACACCAAAACCCTACCGGCGTCAGTATGCCTGCGGCACGACGAGAGATCATTGCCCAACTGATCCGCGATTCGCAGACTTGGCTCATTGAAGATGACATTTATGGCTTTCTCAATGCCGAGCCCATTCCAGCCATTTGTAACTGGCTTCCTGAACAGGGATTCCACGTCACCAGTTTATCCAAAGCCATCAGTCCGGCCTTACGGTGCGGGTTTATCAAGGCACCGGATGGGCAGGTCAGCACCATCAATGCCCATATCCGCGCAAATATCTGGCTTTCTTCGCCCTTTAACTATGAGGTGGCATCTGAGTTAGTCTCATCCGGTATGGCTTTTGAATTGGCTCAGCGCCAACAACAACTTGCCCAACAGCGCCAACAGATCGTTCAGGAAATTATCGGTCCGGAAACACCACACTTGTCTGGTTACCATATCTGGTTGAAACTGCCACCGCACTGGCAACCAGAACGCTTTACCCTGGAAGCAGCCAAGCGGCATCTCTTAGTCAGTAGCGGTAGTTATTTTGCTGTCCGTCAGCCCACCAATCATATCCGTCTGTCGCTGATGTCAATTCACTCAGAAGCGCGTTTCCGGGAAGGACTACATCAGTTAAAAGCCTTAATCGATACCTGTACAACAAGCACGCTGCCCTTTCAGGTTTGA
- a CDS encoding DUF1481 domain-containing protein gives MKKIFISCLLSGLMLGCSSSQQSTSLPLENYSGGERMGDATSLYWYTEESNHPYAADDYIQSRHDGWYRTSYRWENSVLKELVREGEQLSGSAGKQIMVPFQVHVRFDKNGDAVYQQYRVNHKVFPLTSETLEHYKSQAGAIVDTVKKQDKQDQRLIQGVWDGETFETCSGQEYEKVEFNKTLPSFVIQRLSSLDNYMAFLGNIRNGRVYIQELLVLADDGHECISRPNLIEKD, from the coding sequence ATGAAAAAGATTTTTATTTCCTGTCTCCTTTCCGGGCTCATGCTCGGCTGTTCCTCCTCTCAGCAATCGACATCTTTGCCATTAGAAAATTATTCCGGTGGTGAACGAATGGGCGATGCCACGAGTCTGTATTGGTATACCGAAGAATCTAATCACCCCTATGCTGCCGATGACTATATTCAATCCCGCCATGATGGTTGGTATCGAACCAGCTACCGTTGGGAGAATAGTGTGTTAAAAGAGCTTGTCCGTGAAGGTGAACAACTTTCCGGGTCGGCAGGGAAACAAATTATGGTCCCTTTTCAGGTACATGTCCGTTTTGATAAAAATGGTGATGCCGTTTATCAGCAGTACCGGGTCAATCATAAAGTCTTTCCGTTAACTTCAGAAACGCTGGAACATTATAAATCTCAGGCCGGAGCGATTGTTGATACGGTCAAAAAACAGGACAAACAAGATCAGCGGCTCATTCAGGGCGTTTGGGATGGCGAAACGTTTGAGACTTGTAGCGGGCAAGAATATGAGAAAGTGGAGTTTAATAAGACGCTGCCTAGCTTTGTGATTCAACGGCTGTCCAGTCTGGATAACTATATGGCATTTCTGGGGAATATCAGAAATGGCCGGGTCTATATTCAAGAGTTACTCGTGCTTGCTGATGATGGACATGAGTGTATTTCTCGCCCCAATCTGATTGAAAAAGACTAG
- the ompR gene encoding osmolarity response regulator transcription factor OmpR, translated as MQESEKILVVDDDARLRSLLERYLSDQGYHVRSVANSEQMDRLLARENFHLMVLDLMLPGEDGLSICRRLRESNNQLPILMLTAKGDEEDRITGLEQGADDYLPKPFNPRELLARIKAVLRRQVNELPGAPSAEETLIEFGEFRLNLGTREMFRGDEVMPLTSGEFAVLKVLVSNPREPMSRDKLMNMARGREYSAMERSIDVQISRLRRMLEIDPAKPRYIQTVWGLGYVFVPDGRLN; from the coding sequence GTGCAGGAAAGTGAAAAGATTTTAGTCGTCGATGATGATGCCCGGCTTCGTTCGTTGCTGGAGCGTTATCTTTCAGATCAGGGTTATCATGTCCGGAGTGTTGCCAATAGTGAGCAAATGGATCGCTTGTTGGCCCGTGAGAATTTTCATCTCATGGTGTTGGATCTGATGTTGCCCGGGGAAGATGGATTATCGATATGTCGTCGTCTGCGTGAATCGAATAATCAGTTACCTATATTGATGCTGACGGCAAAAGGGGATGAAGAAGATCGGATCACCGGTCTGGAACAAGGTGCCGATGATTATCTGCCCAAGCCATTCAATCCCCGTGAGTTACTGGCACGGATCAAAGCGGTTTTACGCCGTCAGGTCAATGAACTGCCCGGTGCACCGAGTGCTGAAGAAACCCTCATTGAATTCGGTGAGTTCCGGCTCAATCTTGGGACACGGGAGATGTTCCGCGGGGATGAGGTGATGCCACTGACTTCCGGTGAATTTGCAGTTCTGAAAGTCTTGGTATCCAACCCGCGTGAGCCCATGTCGCGCGACAAACTGATGAATATGGCAAGAGGGCGAGAATATTCCGCAATGGAGCGTTCTATCGATGTGCAAATTTCCCGTTTGCGTCGAATGCTTGAAATTGATCCGGCAAAACCCCGTTATATTCAGACCGTCTGGGGATTAGGATATGTTTTTGTTCCCGATGGCCGGCTCAATTAA